In the genome of Thunnus maccoyii chromosome 15, fThuMac1.1, whole genome shotgun sequence, one region contains:
- the LOC121913281 gene encoding CMP-N-acetylneuraminate-beta-galactosamide-alpha-2,3-sialyltransferase 1-like — protein MNLKLKVFVSLLCVTALYLLLGGSTSEYLQLQDTSRCACDKCLTENDPWLMQRLDKSVEPFLSANYNLSEDAFNWWKRLQLERRNYRTYNTTVDRLFQMFPPSPDLIESSPDRCRACAVVGNSGNLIGSHYGPLIDFHDVVIRMNTGRIKGYEADVGIKTTHRIMYPESAIDLDNSTHLVLFPFKIQDLEWLIKAFGTGFSGRSYMPVKSTIKANKDLVMVTNPGFMRYVHEIWLEKKGKYPSTGFMAVILALHICDEVHVFGYGADRDGNWSHYWEKLKDTKLKTGVHPGSNEYNIILQLAKQQKLKFYTGW, from the exons ATGAATTTAAAGTTGAAGGTGTTTGTTTCCCTGCTGTGCGTCACTGCCCTCTATCTGTTATTGGGAGGATCCACGTCAGAATACCTTCAGCTGCAGGACACAAGCCGCTGTGCTTGTGACAAATGTCTGACAGAGAATGATCCGTGGCTTATGCAGCGTTTAGACAAATCTGTTGAACCATTTTTGTCAGCAAACTACAATCTCTCAGAGGATGCTTTCAACTGGTGGAAG CGTTTACAGTTGGAGAGGCGCAATTACAGAACCTACAATACGACAGTGGACAGGTTGTTTCAGATGTTTCCGCCCAGTCCAGATCTGATAGAGTCCAGCCCTGACCGCTGCAGGGCTTGTGCTGTGGTGGGGAATTCTGGTAATTTGATTGGATCACATTATGGACCTCTGATAGATTTCCATGATGTTGTTATAAG AATGAACACTGGTCGCATCAAAGGCTATGAAGCAGACGTTGGTATCAAAACAACTCATCGTATCATGTATCCAGAGAGTGCCATAGACCTGGATAACTCCACTCATCTTGTGCTGTTTCCATTCAAGATACAAGATCTTGAGTGGCTCATCAAGGCCTTCGGCACAGGATTTTCTGGAAG GTCATATATGCCAGTAAAATCCACTATCAAAGCTAACAAAGATTTG GTAATGGTGACCAACCCAGGTTTCATGAGGTATGTTCATGAAATCTGGCTGGAAAAGAAGGGCAAGTATCCATCCACCGGCTTTATGGCAGTGATTCTTGCCCTGCACATTTGTGACGAG GTCCATGTGTTTGGTTATGGAGCAGACAGAGATGGAAACTGGAGTCATTACTGGGAAAAACTCAAAGACACAAAGTTGAAAACTGGAGTTCATCCTGGATCAAATGAGTATAACATTATCCTGCAGCTAGCTAAGCAACAAAAACTCAAATTTTACACAGGGTGgtga